A region from the Algoriphagus machipongonensis genome encodes:
- the hisF gene encoding imidazole glycerol phosphate synthase subunit HisF yields MLTKRIIPCLDIKEGRTVKGVNFVELRDAGDPVELAKIYSDEGADELVFLDITATVDKRKTLAELVTKVAKAINIPFTVGGGISTVEDVKVLLNAGADKISINSSAVKNPQIINEMAAEFGSQCIVVAIDTRNVDGIDFVHTHGGRKATLLKTQEWAQEVCDRGAGEILLTSMDHDGTKAGFSNALLAEISSALSIPVIASGGAGKMEHFKDVFTFGKADAALAASIFHFKEIGIPELKSYLAGAAISIRK; encoded by the coding sequence ATGTTAACAAAACGAATAATCCCCTGCCTCGATATTAAAGAAGGCCGAACTGTCAAAGGAGTGAACTTTGTGGAACTTCGAGATGCAGGAGATCCTGTGGAGTTGGCGAAGATTTACTCTGATGAGGGAGCTGATGAATTGGTGTTTTTGGATATTACAGCGACAGTTGACAAAAGAAAAACCTTAGCTGAATTGGTGACCAAAGTGGCAAAGGCAATCAACATTCCATTTACAGTAGGAGGAGGGATTTCTACGGTGGAAGATGTGAAAGTGCTTTTGAATGCAGGGGCAGATAAAATTTCTATCAATTCATCTGCGGTGAAAAATCCTCAGATCATCAATGAAATGGCGGCAGAATTTGGTTCTCAATGTATCGTGGTGGCGATCGATACGCGAAATGTCGATGGAATTGACTTTGTGCATACACATGGTGGAAGAAAAGCTACTTTGCTAAAGACCCAAGAGTGGGCTCAAGAGGTCTGTGATCGAGGTGCTGGAGAAATTCTGTTGACTTCCATGGATCATGATGGAACCAAGGCAGGTTTTTCAAATGCTCTTTTGGCTGAGATATCATCAGCTCTCAGTATTCCAGTTATTGCTTCGGGAGGAGCTGGGAAAATGGAACATTTCAAAGATGTGTTTACCTTTGGGAAAGCAGATGCTGCTTTAGCGGCCAGTATTTTTCACTTTAAAGAAATTGGTATTCCTGAGTTGAAAAGTTATCTCGCAGGTGCAGCAATCAGTATAAGAAAATAA
- the hisIE gene encoding bifunctional phosphoribosyl-AMP cyclohydrolase/phosphoribosyl-ATP diphosphatase HisIE, which yields MDMNIDFKKMDGLVPAIVQDAISGKVLMQGYMNEEALTKTKESGMVTFFSRSKNRLWTKGETSGNFMELVSIAVDCDGDSLLVKANPKGPTCHTGADTCFNEGNSSKTGFIDQLRAIIKDRKNNPTDQSYTASLFAKGINKVAQKVGEEAVEIVIEAKDDNKELFMGEAADLLYHYLVLLEAKGYELDEVMDVLIERHKK from the coding sequence ATGGATATGAACATAGATTTTAAAAAAATGGACGGTTTGGTTCCGGCAATTGTACAAGATGCTATTAGCGGAAAAGTATTGATGCAGGGCTATATGAACGAGGAGGCTTTGACAAAAACGAAGGAAAGTGGAATGGTTACTTTTTTCAGCCGAAGCAAAAACCGACTTTGGACCAAAGGTGAGACTTCCGGTAATTTTATGGAACTGGTTAGTATCGCAGTAGATTGTGATGGCGATTCCCTATTGGTAAAAGCCAATCCTAAAGGCCCAACTTGTCACACTGGAGCAGATACCTGCTTTAATGAGGGGAATTCTTCTAAGACGGGCTTTATAGATCAATTGAGAGCTATCATTAAAGACCGTAAGAACAACCCAACGGATCAATCTTATACAGCAAGCTTATTTGCCAAAGGCATCAATAAAGTAGCTCAGAAAGTAGGAGAAGAAGCAGTAGAAATTGTGATTGAAGCGAAAGATGATAATAAAGAGCTTTTCATGGGGGAAGCAGCAGACTTACTCTATCACTATTTAGTGCTTTTGGAAGCCAAAGGTTATGAACTAGATGAGGTGATGGATGTTCTGATTGAACGACATAAAAAATAG
- a CDS encoding S41 family peptidase: MKKTFWLFTMVILVFWSCQSKDDPIPNPDSIEVKNAIYDALEEWYYWNQELPERPEPKGFDSNQEYLEALKFKPLDRFSYITTIEDFNNSFVGKNAGHGFGFAFDANEKLFLTFVYDDAPAGKDGWKRGWEIIEINGKAISEYKNGAGSYDFQLGNAEAGITNSFTFKLPDGSTTSRSNTKAEYQSNSILHQEVIERGGKKIGYWVYNSFKATAGLSPTQSKEVQESLDFFQDQNISELIIDLRYNGGGSVDVAEQIMNFLIQAKDNEKLMYTNKLNSLKANFERETLFKKQGGLNLSQLVFITSRGSASASELVINSLNPYFDITLIGDNTYGKPVGSFPLSNYNNTLKSNNVELVPITFATANAEGNAEYFDGFEPDFLVGDSPQFNWGDPNDLRLKAALEFLENGNVNARIQNSYFRPSWEMIDAFEGLRKEFPVY; encoded by the coding sequence ACATTTTGGCTATTTACGATGGTAATTTTGGTTTTTTGGTCTTGTCAATCAAAAGATGACCCTATTCCAAATCCAGATTCAATTGAAGTCAAAAATGCGATTTATGATGCACTGGAAGAGTGGTATTACTGGAATCAAGAATTACCTGAACGACCTGAGCCCAAGGGGTTTGACAGTAATCAGGAATACCTAGAAGCTTTAAAATTCAAACCCCTTGACCGGTTTTCTTACATTACTACTATTGAGGATTTCAACAATTCTTTCGTAGGTAAAAATGCCGGTCATGGTTTTGGCTTTGCCTTCGATGCAAATGAAAAACTCTTTTTAACCTTTGTCTATGATGATGCCCCAGCAGGAAAAGATGGCTGGAAACGAGGTTGGGAAATAATAGAAATTAATGGAAAGGCAATCTCAGAATATAAAAATGGTGCAGGTTCTTATGATTTTCAATTAGGAAACGCGGAAGCTGGAATCACAAATAGCTTTACATTTAAATTACCCGATGGGTCTACCACAAGTAGAAGTAATACGAAAGCAGAATATCAATCCAACTCAATTCTCCATCAGGAGGTAATTGAGAGAGGTGGAAAAAAAATTGGCTATTGGGTTTACAACAGTTTCAAAGCCACTGCGGGTCTAAGTCCCACACAAAGTAAAGAAGTTCAGGAATCCTTAGATTTTTTTCAAGATCAAAATATATCTGAACTCATTATTGACCTGAGGTACAATGGTGGAGGGTCTGTGGATGTTGCCGAACAAATCATGAACTTTTTGATTCAGGCAAAGGATAATGAAAAGCTTATGTATACCAATAAGCTCAATAGCCTAAAAGCAAATTTTGAAAGGGAAACCCTTTTCAAAAAACAAGGCGGGTTAAACCTCTCTCAACTCGTTTTTATCACTTCAAGAGGAAGTGCTTCAGCATCCGAATTGGTCATTAATAGCCTAAACCCTTATTTCGACATTACTTTAATCGGGGATAATACCTATGGAAAACCCGTAGGCTCTTTTCCATTATCCAATTATAACAATACCTTAAAATCCAATAATGTTGAGCTTGTACCAATCACTTTTGCCACTGCCAATGCAGAAGGGAATGCTGAATATTTTGATGGGTTTGAACCGGATTTTTTGGTAGGTGACAGCCCCCAGTTTAATTGGGGAGATCCTAATGACTTAAGGCTAAAAGCAGCTTTGGAGTTTTTAGAAAACGGAAATGTGAACGCCAGAATTCAAAACAGTTACTTTCGACCTTCTTGGGAAATGATAGATGCTTTTGAAGGCCTCAGAAAAGAGTTTCCCGTCTATTAA